A window of the Branchiostoma lanceolatum isolate klBraLanc5 chromosome 13, klBraLanc5.hap2, whole genome shotgun sequence genome harbors these coding sequences:
- the LOC136447267 gene encoding cytochrome P450 3A8-like isoform X2: MGVPGPRPWPVIGNVLDVRHGVYNPDFQVEREQKYGKVYGLYRGAATPLLVISDREMLREVFVKQFHNFSQRTGETQFLKTRPFDRMLTVVNGEEWKNMRSTLSPAFSGGKLKQMSGQLNRCADQLVSNLGERTSEGQSFDAKELTGAFTMDAIASVAFGTEIDSQRNPNDPFVVHAKKGFDGPFKNPLFWIFLFFPWIMKPLLEGIGYNFFPRSTTNFFYKVLDQLIELRQTTVSERLDFMQLMLNAHKEPEEEERGNSRDVKVPGQKQALTKDDVVSNGIVFFLAGYDTTATTMAFTLYNLAANQQAQDKVIQELDDVMGEKDQVDHEALQRMTYLEMCIMETLRLYPPAALIMTRICTKDTTIQWLKIPKGMTVLIPVLAIHYDPERWPEPKKFIPERFTAEEREKRDQYDWLPFGAGPRNCIGMRLAMMEAKIGLAKVFMKYHIRTGPDTDTTLKLKKFEPFPQAVNGIKLRAELRAAENN; this comes from the exons ATGGGGGTGCCAGGACCGAGGCCGTGGCCTGTGATCGGAAATGTGCTGGATGTTCGACAT GGCGTTTATAACCCAGACTTCCAAGTAGAGAGGGAACAAAAGTATGGAAAGGTGTATGG GCTTTACCGTGGGGCAGCCACGCCCTTGCTAGTGATCTCTGACAGAGAGATGCTTCGAGAAGTCTTCGTCAAGCAGTTTCACAATTTCTCTCAAAGAACT GGAGAAACACAATTCTTAAAGACCAGACCGTTCGATCGCATGCTGACTGTAGTCAATGGTGAAGAATGGAAGAACATGAGGAGCACTCTAAGCCCGGCTTTCAGTGGTGGAAAGCTGAAGCAG ATGTCGGGACAGCTGAACCGGTGTGCTGATCAGCTTGTGAGCAATCTCGGTGAACGCACAAGTGAAGGCCAGTCGTTTGATGCTAAAGA GCTGACTGGTGCCTTCACTATGGATGCCATCGCCAGTGTAGCATTTGGAACAGAGATCGACTCCCAACGCAACCCCAATGATCCATTCGTTGTTCATGCCAAGAAAGGCTTTGACGGACCATTCAAAAATCCCTTGTTCTGGATATTCT TGTTTTTCCCATGGATCATGAAGCCACTTTTGGAAGGGATAGGATATAATTTCTTCCCACGAAGCACAACAAACTTCTTCTACAAGGTTCTGGACCAGCTGATTGAACTACGGCAAACAACAGTGTCT GAACGGTTGGATTTCATGCAGCTAATGTTGAATGCCCATAAAGAGCCAGAAGAGGAGGAAAGGGGCAACAGTAGAGATGTGAAAGTCCCAGGACAAAAGCAAG CCTTGACTAAAGACGATGTGGTCTCCAACGGTATTGTTTTCTTCCTTGCTGGGTATGACACCACTGCCACCACCATGGCATTCACCTTGTACAATCTGGCGGCCAATCAGCAAGCACAGGACAAGGTCATCCAGGAACTTGATGATGTCATGGGGGAAAAG GACCAGGTAGACCACGAAGCTCTCCAGCGGATGACCTACCTGGAGATGTGCATCATGGAGACCCTCCGGCTGTATCCTCCTGCTGCGCTGAT CATGACCCGTATATGCACAAAAGATACAACAATCCAGTGGCTGAAGATTCCGAAGGGAATGACTGTCCTGATCCCAGTTCTCGCCATTCATTATGACCCCGAAAGGTGGCCTGAACCAAAGAAGTTCATTCCTGAAAG GTTCACCGCAGAGGAGCGAGAGAAACGTGACCAGTACGACTGGCTGCCGTTCGGCGCGGGGCCACGGAACTGTATCGGGATGCGCCTGGCCATGATGGAGGCTAAGATCGGGCTGGCCAAGGTTTTCATGAAGTACCACATCAGGACTGGGCCTGATACTGAT ACGACGCTGAAGCTGAAGAAGTTTGAGCCCTTCCCCCAGGCTGTGAATGGTATCAAGCTCAGGGCAGAGTTGAGAGCTGCAGAGAACAACTAG
- the LOC136447269 gene encoding glutathione peroxidase 2-like produces MAAANAVKSFFELSAKALSGETVNFSRYQGKVVLVENVASLUGTTVRDFTQLNELSAMFGDKLAILGFPCNQFGHQENATNEEILNSLKYVRPGNGYEPKFDMFSKVQVNGSDSHPVFAYLREKLPIPADSENAFLIMNDPKCVIWSPVTRTDVAWNFEKFLIGPDGQPIKRFSRYYPTIDIKKDIEGLLK; encoded by the exons ATGGCGGCAGCAAATGCAGTCAAGTCGTTTTTCGAGCTCTCGGCGAAGGCGCTGTCAGGAGAGACGGTGAACTTCAGTCGGTACCAGGGGAAGGTCGTTCTGGTGGAGAATGTGGCGTCGCTCTGAGGCACGACGGTGCGGGACTTCACCCAGTTGAACGAGCTGTCTGCCATGTTTGGGGACAAGCTCGCGATCCTGGGGTTTCCCTGCAACCAGTTCGGGCATCAG GAAAATGCCACCAATGAGGAAATCCTGAACTCCCTGAAGTATGTCCGACCTGGGAACGGTTACGAGCCCAAGTTCGACATGTTCTCCAAGGTCCAAGTCAACGGGTCCGACTCTCACCCCGTCTTCGCCTACCTGCGCGAGAAGCTGCCCATCCCTGCCGACTCCGAGAACGCGTTCCTCATCATGAATGATCCGAAATGCGTCATCTGGAGTCCAGTCACACGTACAGACGTCGCCTGGAACTTCGAGAAGTTCCTGATTGGTCCAGACGGGCAGCCAATCAAGCGATTCAGCCGCTACTACCCAACCATCGACATCAAGAAGGATATAGAAGGGCTGCTGAAGTAG
- the LOC136447267 gene encoding cytochrome P450 3A8-like isoform X1, whose amino-acid sequence MGLDLLPIPVTWVLLGLLALLLYIYGVRPLSTFKKMGVPGPRPWPVIGNVLDVRHGVYNPDFQVEREQKYGKVYGLYRGAATPLLVISDREMLREVFVKQFHNFSQRTGETQFLKTRPFDRMLTVVNGEEWKNMRSTLSPAFSGGKLKQMSGQLNRCADQLVSNLGERTSEGQSFDAKELTGAFTMDAIASVAFGTEIDSQRNPNDPFVVHAKKGFDGPFKNPLFWIFLFFPWIMKPLLEGIGYNFFPRSTTNFFYKVLDQLIELRQTTVSERLDFMQLMLNAHKEPEEEERGNSRDVKVPGQKQALTKDDVVSNGIVFFLAGYDTTATTMAFTLYNLAANQQAQDKVIQELDDVMGEKDQVDHEALQRMTYLEMCIMETLRLYPPAALIMTRICTKDTTIQWLKIPKGMTVLIPVLAIHYDPERWPEPKKFIPERFTAEEREKRDQYDWLPFGAGPRNCIGMRLAMMEAKIGLAKVFMKYHIRTGPDTDTTLKLKKFEPFPQAVNGIKLRAELRAAENN is encoded by the exons ATGGGGCTTGACCTCCTCCCAATTCCTGTCACGTGGGTCCTTCTGGGCTTACTGGCGCTGCTACTGTACAT ATATGGAGTGCGCCCGTTGTCAACTTTCAAGAAGATGGGGGTGCCAGGACCGAGGCCGTGGCCTGTGATCGGAAATGTGCTGGATGTTCGACAT GGCGTTTATAACCCAGACTTCCAAGTAGAGAGGGAACAAAAGTATGGAAAGGTGTATGG GCTTTACCGTGGGGCAGCCACGCCCTTGCTAGTGATCTCTGACAGAGAGATGCTTCGAGAAGTCTTCGTCAAGCAGTTTCACAATTTCTCTCAAAGAACT GGAGAAACACAATTCTTAAAGACCAGACCGTTCGATCGCATGCTGACTGTAGTCAATGGTGAAGAATGGAAGAACATGAGGAGCACTCTAAGCCCGGCTTTCAGTGGTGGAAAGCTGAAGCAG ATGTCGGGACAGCTGAACCGGTGTGCTGATCAGCTTGTGAGCAATCTCGGTGAACGCACAAGTGAAGGCCAGTCGTTTGATGCTAAAGA GCTGACTGGTGCCTTCACTATGGATGCCATCGCCAGTGTAGCATTTGGAACAGAGATCGACTCCCAACGCAACCCCAATGATCCATTCGTTGTTCATGCCAAGAAAGGCTTTGACGGACCATTCAAAAATCCCTTGTTCTGGATATTCT TGTTTTTCCCATGGATCATGAAGCCACTTTTGGAAGGGATAGGATATAATTTCTTCCCACGAAGCACAACAAACTTCTTCTACAAGGTTCTGGACCAGCTGATTGAACTACGGCAAACAACAGTGTCT GAACGGTTGGATTTCATGCAGCTAATGTTGAATGCCCATAAAGAGCCAGAAGAGGAGGAAAGGGGCAACAGTAGAGATGTGAAAGTCCCAGGACAAAAGCAAG CCTTGACTAAAGACGATGTGGTCTCCAACGGTATTGTTTTCTTCCTTGCTGGGTATGACACCACTGCCACCACCATGGCATTCACCTTGTACAATCTGGCGGCCAATCAGCAAGCACAGGACAAGGTCATCCAGGAACTTGATGATGTCATGGGGGAAAAG GACCAGGTAGACCACGAAGCTCTCCAGCGGATGACCTACCTGGAGATGTGCATCATGGAGACCCTCCGGCTGTATCCTCCTGCTGCGCTGAT CATGACCCGTATATGCACAAAAGATACAACAATCCAGTGGCTGAAGATTCCGAAGGGAATGACTGTCCTGATCCCAGTTCTCGCCATTCATTATGACCCCGAAAGGTGGCCTGAACCAAAGAAGTTCATTCCTGAAAG GTTCACCGCAGAGGAGCGAGAGAAACGTGACCAGTACGACTGGCTGCCGTTCGGCGCGGGGCCACGGAACTGTATCGGGATGCGCCTGGCCATGATGGAGGCTAAGATCGGGCTGGCCAAGGTTTTCATGAAGTACCACATCAGGACTGGGCCTGATACTGAT ACGACGCTGAAGCTGAAGAAGTTTGAGCCCTTCCCCCAGGCTGTGAATGGTATCAAGCTCAGGGCAGAGTTGAGAGCTGCAGAGAACAACTAG
- the LOC136447266 gene encoding NF-kappa-B inhibitor zeta-like isoform X1, with product MLSWDVVADDSGVDSPGSSLGSPTRHRSAMSREDSAPSSPGSPGSCGPSSPPDMKIPTERQVILNSRGKARNTVKKMIENGNHPYLNQGSPQNGKQGSPKSYSSQGSPPNFVYLGSSQGPVVVNTYSLAHQMPPMNTTSSAWPEIGGSLPSSTELSSWPQAPMSNKVMLPSPSFGSSCVSSNTAGHQSPQVAVVNPLEPSTVNDSGAVDMILAMMSDNYPAPNSDIAKPEDVKPDIVNSAWPQMEAKTQGNSVFDNVERFDSADSGYTSIRSGGEGGNSTEARNIQMLFDADVPCNQQGTSPANWSPPQSLTTAQPSVTQPSGTVSPPKTFSSKNGMSIGTMQEVTQANTQQTSTTTLPSYSLPPYVPQLEPVPTYYGMSDLDLRAPKGPPTTTYVPPGQRQQQRTHIRPSQLGVTSLMPPPCNIQNQSFTNMQPYSNSPFSQPRPTSHRSTERSLPLARQISQEINKGELLHQDDDGDTYLTIVVMQGNCDVVQAVAEQMVKLDLSLDVPEKSGKTALMLAVMEERWDMVYCLVCLGADVNKQDKEGRTALHFIAENGAIEVLHYLNTACKELHKDINMDCKNYQGLTALHCALMESGHCQGQLKQLPRAQSITNVPGTFMESREKQVLRAKQQKLQQVVKTMLEMGASPSCQDGKSGRTGLHHAVQSCSTELVELLLADYEYAKSRHKFVNQTTYNGNTALHAAVGLQDDNRADIVRLLTKNGADQSVRNDENDRAIDLAKKEDTAVRSILGGGRKFRK from the exons ATGTTATCCTGGGACGTCGTCGCAGACGACAGCGGGGTCGACTCACCCGGGTCGTCCCTCGGGTCGCCCACCCGCCACAGAAGCGCCATGAGCCGCGAAGACTCAGCGCCCAGCTCGCCTGGCTCCCCCGGATCCTGTGGACCAAGTTCTCCGCCAG ATATGAAGATCCCTACTGAACGTCAGGTGATCCTAAACAGCAGGGGCAAGGCAAGGAACactgtgaaaaaaatgatagaaaatggaAACCACCCGTACCTGAACCAAGGAAGTCCACAAAACGGCAAGCAAGGGAGCCCAAAAAGTTACTCCAGTCAGGGAAGCCCACCAAACTTCGTCTACTTGGGATCTTCACAGGGTCCTGTGGTGGTCAACACCTACAGTTTGGCCCATCAGATGCCTCCAATGAACACCACCTCCAGTGCTTGGCCTGAGATAGGTGGGTCATTGCCAAGTAGCACTGAGTTATCGTCCTGGCCACAAGCACCCATGTCTAACAAGGTGATGCTTCCATCTCCATCATTCGGCTCTTCGTGTGTGAGCAGTAACACTGCAGGACACCAGTCCCCGCAAGTTGCTGTGGTCAATCCCTTGGAGCCTTCCACTGTGAATGACAGTGGGGCAGTAGATATGATCCTGGCCATGATGAGTGACAATTACCCAGCACCAAACTCTGATATAGCCAAACCAGAAGACGTGAAGCCGGATATTGTCAACAGTGCCTGGCCGCAGATGGAAGCCAAGACTCAAGGCAACAGTGTCTTTGACAACGTCGAAAGATTCGACAGTGCAGATTCAGGCTATACTTCTATCCGAAGTGGTGGCGAAGGGGGAAATAGCACTGAGGCACGGAACATCCAGATGCTGTTTGACGCAGACGTCCCATGCAACCAGCAGGGAACAAGCCCAGCCAACTGGAGCCCTCCCCAGAGTCTAACAACAGCTCAACCCAGCGTTACCCAACCCAGCGGCACGGTCTCCCCTCCGAAGACGTTCAGTTCCAAGAACGGCATGTCCATTGGCACCATGCAGGAAGTTACACAAGCAAACACCCAGCAGACCTCAACCACAACACTCCCTTCGTACAGCTTACCACCGTACGTCCCTCAGCTAGAACCAGTGCCTACCTACTACGGGATGTCAGATCTAGACTTGCGTGCTCCAAAAGGACCCCCGACCACAACGTACGTTCCACCAGGACAGAGGCAACAGCAACGGACGCACATCAGGCCGTCACAGTTGGGTGTCACAAGCCTGATGCCGCCACCTTGCAACATCCAAAATCAGTCTTTTACTAACATGCAGCCCTACAGTAACAGTCCTTTCAGTCAGCCACGTCCGACAAGCCACAGGTCCACAGAGCGAAGCCTGCCATTGGCTCGGCAGATCTCTCAAGAAATTAACAAGGGCGAGTTGTTACATCAGGACGACGATGGAGACAC GTACCTGACAATTGTGGTGATGCAGGGAAACTGTGATGTGGTCCAGGCTGTGGCAGAGCAGATGGTCAAACTTGATCTCAGTCTTGACGTCCCAGAGAAATCTGGCAAG ACTGCCCTGATGCTGGCGGTAATGGAGGAGAGGTGGGATATGGTGTACTGCCTGGTTTGTCTGGGGGCAGACGTGAACAAACAGGACAAGGAGGGTCGTACCGCGCTCCACTTCATCGCTGAGAACGGGGCCATAGAAGTGCTGCACTATCTCAACACTGCATGCAAGGAACTACACAAGGACATCAACATGGACTGCAAGAACTACCAAG GCCTAACAGCCCTGCACTGTGCACTGATGGAGAGCGGTCACTGCCAGGGCCAGCTGAAACAGCTGCCCAGGGCCCAGTCCATCACGAACGTCCCTGGTACTTTTATGGAGAGTCGAGAGAAGCAAGTCCTGAGGGCCAAACAGCAGAAACTGCAACAGGTGGTGAAGACCATGTTGGAAATGGGGGCCTCTCCAAGCTGCCAG GATGGGAAAAGTGGCCGTACAGGACTGCACCATGCTGTGCAGAGCTGCAGTACGGAGCTGGTTGAGCTGCTGCTGGCAGACTACGAGTACGCCAAAAGTCGACACAAGTTTGTCAACCAGACCACATACAACGGGAACACAGCACTGCACGCTGCTGTAGGGCTGCAGGACGACAACAGG GCTGATATTGTGAGACTGCTTACAAAAAATGGAGCAGACCAGAGCGTAAGGAACGATGAGAATGACAGGGCCATCGACCTGGCCAAGAAGGAGGATACTGCA GTCCGCAGCATCCTTGGGGGTGGTAGAAAGTTCCGCAAATGA
- the LOC136447578 gene encoding uncharacterized protein, whose amino-acid sequence MAAMDGGPATKKLKTSDSDALPLCPYGASCYRKNPQHFQEFRHPKDGETSQAVDRADLSAVASTSGLPPCKYGANCYRKNLLHFAQFSHPTMGGEPQDSDDTDTELAECEDEKASPLVKSDSDTTRLVKNYSKLTEEERRALIQRAVEAKKKLEEELQDTKKEVERKEKELQTLQQELSEGLLLLEGEKEALERSEVTKFPLVPERQYKEGSAAQVHFRLAESQFYRLIDAGSGYRVTKVEYVVSPEVVKRFRQAQKDLRDKRGEMLSYPVLAFHGTAQANIDPITSLGFKAPGESGFKHATDTGWYGKGVYFSEYPSYSMPYIKGGNRILLCQVLPGKVYQCSSLIHGSPLMKGSDSHTSPDKKELIIFNSHHILPCYILHYTHAHGDFKYKRSIKATKSVDELKKLYETAAKMPATKILTGLTFHLAGKLADKHSEIYNLIIKHGGKTATQQQLYVGVTLVAATSEMKLETPSVKVSLAENTQVPIVSEDFLYDRIITQQKKDVSDYVFS is encoded by the exons ATGGCTGCCATGGACGGAGGTCCTGCCACCAAGAAACTGAAAACCTCCGATTCTGACGCCCTGCCACTGTGTCCTTACGGCGCGTCTTGTTACAGGAAGAACCCGCAACACTTCCAGGAGTTCCGCCACCCAAAAGACGGAGAGACTTCACAG GCTGTAGATAGAGCAGATTTGTCGGCTGTAGCATCCACGTCAGGCCTGCCGCCATGTAAGTACGGCGCCAACTGTTACCGGAAGAACCTGCTGCACTTCGCGCAGTTCTCCCACCCGACCATGGGCGGGGAACCTCAGGACAGCGACGACACCGACACGGAACTGGCCGAGTGCGAGGATGAAAAG GCATCCCCGCTGGTGAAGTCTGACAGCGACACAACACGATTGGTGAAGAACTACTCCAAACTGACGGAGGAGGAGAGACGAGCGCTGATCCAGAGAGCCGTGGAGgccaagaagaagctggaggAAGAGTTACAAGACACCAAGAAGGAAGTGGAGAGGAAAGAGAAGGAACTACAAACACTACAACAAGAG TTGTCAGAAGGGCTGCTGTTGCTGGAAGGTGAAAAAGAGGCTctggagaggtcagaggtcaccaagTTCCCCCTGGTCCCAGAGAGACAGTACAAGGAAGGGTCTGCTGCACAG GTTCATTTCCGACTTGCAGAGTCTCAGTTCTACAGACTTATAGATGCCGGCAGTGG ATATCGAGTGACTAAAGTGGAGTATGTTGTGTCACCTGAAGTGGTGAAAAGGTTCAG ACAAGCGCAGAAGGACCTGAGAGACAAGCGAGGGGAGATGTTGTCGTACCCAGTGTTGGCCTTCCATGGGACAGCACAGGCTAACATCGACCCCATCACCAGCCTAGGGTTCAAAGCACCAG GTGAATCTGGTTTCAAGCATGCGACGGATACGGGTTGGTACGGGAAGGGTGTTTACTTCAGCGAGTACCCGTCCTACTCCATGCCCTACATCAAGGGGGGGAACAGGATCCTGCTGTGCCAGGTGCTGCCGGGCAAG GTTTACCAGTGTTCGTCCCTGATCCATGGCAGTCCCCTGATGAAGGGGTCCGACTCTCACACCTCACCGGACAAAAAGGAACTCATCATCTTCAACTCACACCACATCCTACCATGCTACATCCTACATTACACTCATGCACACGGAGACTTCAAATACAAG AGAAGTATCAAGGCAACCAAGAGTGTTGATGAACTGAAGAAATTGTACGAGACTGCAGCCAAGATGCCAGCAACCAA GATCCTGACGGGCCTGACCTTTCACCTGGCGGGTAAGCTGGCAGACAAACACTCCGAAATCTACAACCTCATCATTAAACATGGCGGCAAAACAG CCACCCAACAGCAGCTGTATGTGGGCGTGACCCTGGTGGCGGCAACCTCGGAGATGAAATTAGAAACACCCTCTGTAAAAGTCTCCCTAGCAGAGAACACACAG GTGCCAATTGTGTCTGAGGACTTTCTATATGACCGTATCATCACCCAACAGAAAAAGGACGTCTCGGACTATGTCTTTTCTTGA
- the LOC136447266 gene encoding NF-kappa-B inhibitor zeta-like isoform X2, which yields MKIPTERQVILNSRGKARNTVKKMIENGNHPYLNQGSPQNGKQGSPKSYSSQGSPPNFVYLGSSQGPVVVNTYSLAHQMPPMNTTSSAWPEIGGSLPSSTELSSWPQAPMSNKVMLPSPSFGSSCVSSNTAGHQSPQVAVVNPLEPSTVNDSGAVDMILAMMSDNYPAPNSDIAKPEDVKPDIVNSAWPQMEAKTQGNSVFDNVERFDSADSGYTSIRSGGEGGNSTEARNIQMLFDADVPCNQQGTSPANWSPPQSLTTAQPSVTQPSGTVSPPKTFSSKNGMSIGTMQEVTQANTQQTSTTTLPSYSLPPYVPQLEPVPTYYGMSDLDLRAPKGPPTTTYVPPGQRQQQRTHIRPSQLGVTSLMPPPCNIQNQSFTNMQPYSNSPFSQPRPTSHRSTERSLPLARQISQEINKGELLHQDDDGDTYLTIVVMQGNCDVVQAVAEQMVKLDLSLDVPEKSGKTALMLAVMEERWDMVYCLVCLGADVNKQDKEGRTALHFIAENGAIEVLHYLNTACKELHKDINMDCKNYQGLTALHCALMESGHCQGQLKQLPRAQSITNVPGTFMESREKQVLRAKQQKLQQVVKTMLEMGASPSCQDGKSGRTGLHHAVQSCSTELVELLLADYEYAKSRHKFVNQTTYNGNTALHAAVGLQDDNRADIVRLLTKNGADQSVRNDENDRAIDLAKKEDTAVRSILGGGRKFRK from the exons ATGAAGATCCCTACTGAACGTCAGGTGATCCTAAACAGCAGGGGCAAGGCAAGGAACactgtgaaaaaaatgatagaaaatggaAACCACCCGTACCTGAACCAAGGAAGTCCACAAAACGGCAAGCAAGGGAGCCCAAAAAGTTACTCCAGTCAGGGAAGCCCACCAAACTTCGTCTACTTGGGATCTTCACAGGGTCCTGTGGTGGTCAACACCTACAGTTTGGCCCATCAGATGCCTCCAATGAACACCACCTCCAGTGCTTGGCCTGAGATAGGTGGGTCATTGCCAAGTAGCACTGAGTTATCGTCCTGGCCACAAGCACCCATGTCTAACAAGGTGATGCTTCCATCTCCATCATTCGGCTCTTCGTGTGTGAGCAGTAACACTGCAGGACACCAGTCCCCGCAAGTTGCTGTGGTCAATCCCTTGGAGCCTTCCACTGTGAATGACAGTGGGGCAGTAGATATGATCCTGGCCATGATGAGTGACAATTACCCAGCACCAAACTCTGATATAGCCAAACCAGAAGACGTGAAGCCGGATATTGTCAACAGTGCCTGGCCGCAGATGGAAGCCAAGACTCAAGGCAACAGTGTCTTTGACAACGTCGAAAGATTCGACAGTGCAGATTCAGGCTATACTTCTATCCGAAGTGGTGGCGAAGGGGGAAATAGCACTGAGGCACGGAACATCCAGATGCTGTTTGACGCAGACGTCCCATGCAACCAGCAGGGAACAAGCCCAGCCAACTGGAGCCCTCCCCAGAGTCTAACAACAGCTCAACCCAGCGTTACCCAACCCAGCGGCACGGTCTCCCCTCCGAAGACGTTCAGTTCCAAGAACGGCATGTCCATTGGCACCATGCAGGAAGTTACACAAGCAAACACCCAGCAGACCTCAACCACAACACTCCCTTCGTACAGCTTACCACCGTACGTCCCTCAGCTAGAACCAGTGCCTACCTACTACGGGATGTCAGATCTAGACTTGCGTGCTCCAAAAGGACCCCCGACCACAACGTACGTTCCACCAGGACAGAGGCAACAGCAACGGACGCACATCAGGCCGTCACAGTTGGGTGTCACAAGCCTGATGCCGCCACCTTGCAACATCCAAAATCAGTCTTTTACTAACATGCAGCCCTACAGTAACAGTCCTTTCAGTCAGCCACGTCCGACAAGCCACAGGTCCACAGAGCGAAGCCTGCCATTGGCTCGGCAGATCTCTCAAGAAATTAACAAGGGCGAGTTGTTACATCAGGACGACGATGGAGACAC GTACCTGACAATTGTGGTGATGCAGGGAAACTGTGATGTGGTCCAGGCTGTGGCAGAGCAGATGGTCAAACTTGATCTCAGTCTTGACGTCCCAGAGAAATCTGGCAAG ACTGCCCTGATGCTGGCGGTAATGGAGGAGAGGTGGGATATGGTGTACTGCCTGGTTTGTCTGGGGGCAGACGTGAACAAACAGGACAAGGAGGGTCGTACCGCGCTCCACTTCATCGCTGAGAACGGGGCCATAGAAGTGCTGCACTATCTCAACACTGCATGCAAGGAACTACACAAGGACATCAACATGGACTGCAAGAACTACCAAG GCCTAACAGCCCTGCACTGTGCACTGATGGAGAGCGGTCACTGCCAGGGCCAGCTGAAACAGCTGCCCAGGGCCCAGTCCATCACGAACGTCCCTGGTACTTTTATGGAGAGTCGAGAGAAGCAAGTCCTGAGGGCCAAACAGCAGAAACTGCAACAGGTGGTGAAGACCATGTTGGAAATGGGGGCCTCTCCAAGCTGCCAG GATGGGAAAAGTGGCCGTACAGGACTGCACCATGCTGTGCAGAGCTGCAGTACGGAGCTGGTTGAGCTGCTGCTGGCAGACTACGAGTACGCCAAAAGTCGACACAAGTTTGTCAACCAGACCACATACAACGGGAACACAGCACTGCACGCTGCTGTAGGGCTGCAGGACGACAACAGG GCTGATATTGTGAGACTGCTTACAAAAAATGGAGCAGACCAGAGCGTAAGGAACGATGAGAATGACAGGGCCATCGACCTGGCCAAGAAGGAGGATACTGCA GTCCGCAGCATCCTTGGGGGTGGTAGAAAGTTCCGCAAATGA